From Pontibacter actiniarum, a single genomic window includes:
- a CDS encoding CNNM domain-containing protein, whose amino-acid sequence MGLLLLYLAVALFFSFLCSLLEASLLSITPSHVSIVNSENPSLGKDLQHFKDNIDRPLAAILTLNTFAHTIGAAGVGAEAQLLWGDEYLTAVSVVLTIIILIFTEIIPKTLGANYWKQLTPFTVRTLKILIYSPLYPIIVLSQFITKRLKTEKGRSVLSRADFTAMAELGIKEGIFKKGESQIIQNILRFNNILVRHIMTPRTVIVSAQEDMTMADFFRDFPDLRFSRIPIYSENLDDVKGYILKEEVLYKIIDGQGNQPLKSIRRKVQVVPEHMPIPTLFNKLLEQQEQIALVVDEYGGTAGLISMEDMIETLLGMEIIDELDQVADLQTWARQNWEKRARRLGYSPE is encoded by the coding sequence ATGGGTTTATTGCTTTTATACCTTGCGGTTGCATTATTCTTTTCATTCCTCTGTTCGTTACTCGAGGCTTCGCTGTTAAGTATCACACCCTCCCACGTTTCCATTGTTAATTCAGAAAATCCTTCGCTGGGCAAGGACCTCCAGCATTTTAAGGACAACATAGACCGGCCGCTGGCAGCCATACTTACGCTCAATACCTTTGCCCACACCATTGGGGCAGCCGGTGTGGGTGCAGAAGCGCAGCTTCTGTGGGGAGACGAGTACCTCACGGCTGTGTCGGTGGTCCTGACGATCATCATTCTTATTTTCACGGAGATTATCCCCAAAACGCTGGGAGCCAATTACTGGAAGCAGCTGACGCCCTTTACGGTGCGCACGCTCAAAATCCTGATCTACTCTCCCCTCTACCCGATTATCGTACTGTCACAGTTCATCACCAAGCGCCTGAAAACAGAAAAAGGCCGCAGTGTGCTTAGCCGTGCCGACTTTACGGCCATGGCAGAGCTGGGCATCAAAGAGGGTATTTTCAAAAAGGGGGAGTCCCAGATCATTCAGAATATCCTGCGGTTCAACAACATCCTGGTGCGCCACATCATGACGCCGCGCACCGTAATCGTGAGCGCGCAGGAAGACATGACCATGGCAGACTTCTTCCGTGACTTCCCGGACCTGCGTTTCTCCCGGATACCGATCTACTCCGAAAACCTGGACGATGTGAAAGGCTATATCCTGAAAGAGGAAGTGCTGTACAAAATCATAGACGGGCAGGGGAACCAGCCCCTGAAATCAATCAGGCGCAAAGTACAGGTGGTGCCGGAGCACATGCCCATCCCAACGCTGTTCAACAAGCTGCTCGAGCAGCAGGAACAGATCGCCCTTGTGGTGGATGAGTATGGCGGGACAGCCGGTTTGATCAGCATGGAAGACATGATTGAGACCCTGCTTGGCATGGAAATCATAGATGAGCTGGACCAGGTGGCCGACCTGCAAACCTGGGCCCGGCAGAACTGGGAGAAGCGCGCGCGCCGCCTGGGCTATTCGCCGGAGTAA
- a CDS encoding SDR family oxidoreductase, which yields MTKIKNSTVLVTGGASGIGRLLGQRCLQSGASRLVIWDINCQNLQQVAQELQAQGHQVHTYEVDVAKPEEVEQAAQQVMDTVGVPDILFNNAGIVVGKPFAEHSYFDIKRTLDINVLGVMAVTRAFLPRMVARGSGHVVTIASAAGLIPNPRMSVYAASKWAVLGWSESLRLELEALKQDLHVTTVTPSYIDTGMFAGVKAPLLAPILKPERITRAILEAVEQNKIILRKPAIVNLLPFLRGVLPTKLFDKIVGRGFHVYSSMDHFAGRPAAEAVPREKEASKP from the coding sequence ATGACGAAGATAAAAAACAGTACCGTGCTGGTAACCGGTGGCGCCTCCGGCATCGGCAGGCTTCTTGGCCAGCGCTGCCTCCAGTCCGGGGCCAGCCGGCTTGTTATCTGGGACATTAACTGCCAAAACCTGCAACAGGTTGCACAAGAGTTACAGGCGCAGGGCCACCAGGTGCATACGTATGAAGTAGATGTGGCAAAGCCGGAGGAGGTGGAGCAGGCTGCACAGCAGGTAATGGACACCGTTGGGGTGCCCGATATACTTTTTAACAATGCAGGCATTGTCGTGGGGAAACCCTTTGCCGAACACTCGTACTTCGACATCAAACGCACCCTGGATATTAACGTGCTGGGGGTAATGGCGGTGACGCGGGCTTTCCTGCCACGCATGGTTGCCCGCGGCAGCGGCCATGTGGTCACCATTGCCTCCGCCGCCGGTTTAATCCCTAACCCGCGCATGAGCGTGTACGCAGCCAGTAAGTGGGCCGTGCTGGGATGGTCAGAGAGCCTTCGCCTGGAGCTTGAAGCCCTGAAGCAAGACCTGCATGTAACCACCGTTACGCCAAGCTACATAGACACCGGCATGTTTGCCGGCGTAAAGGCCCCGCTGCTCGCGCCCATCCTTAAACCGGAGCGCATTACCCGTGCGATACTGGAGGCGGTGGAGCAGAACAAAATCATACTGCGCAAACCGGCTATTGTGAACCTGCTACCCTTCCTGCGCGGAGTTCTACCAACAAAGCTCTTCGACAAGATCGTAGGCCGCGGATTTCACGTATATTCTTCCATGGATCACTTTGCTGGGCGCCCGGCAGCCGAAGCGGTTCCCCGCGAAAAAGAAGCTTCAAAACCATAA
- a CDS encoding aldehyde dehydrogenase — MPTPHSAQTASPPAETDERHIRDLVQKQRTFFSSGKTLDISFRKERLRQLQQVIRQHEQELFDAMFADFHKPELESYATEVGFVELELKQTLQHLHKWARPRRVKESFINFPSRSYIHTEPYGVSLIIGPWNYPFQLLLNPLIGSMAAGNCAVVKPSELTPTTSAVVAKMIRNNFEEEYLAVVEGGVPSTQHLLSQRFDYIFFTGSTQVGKIVMQAAAEHLTPLTLELGGKSPAIVAEDADLELAARRITWGKFLNAGQTCVAPDYLLVQEQVKEELIQRINQCIGEFYGSDPMQSHDYARIVNDRHFHRLSGFLKDGLVRSGGQTDAPSRYIAPTVLDQVTWQHPVMQEEIFGPILPVITVENMQEAIRVVNAHEKPLALYFFSSNKEQQQHLLKYTHFGGGCINDTISHLINPNLPFGGVGGSGMGSYHGQNSFDVFSHQKSVLHRGTWLDLPLRYPPYQNRLPMLRKLFNWL; from the coding sequence ATGCCAACCCCTCACTCCGCTCAAACAGCCTCCCCTCCCGCCGAAACCGATGAACGGCACATCCGGGATCTGGTACAGAAACAGCGCACCTTCTTCTCCTCGGGGAAAACCTTGGACATAAGCTTCCGCAAAGAGCGGCTCCGGCAGTTGCAGCAGGTTATCCGGCAGCACGAGCAGGAGCTGTTTGACGCCATGTTTGCTGACTTTCACAAGCCAGAGCTGGAGTCTTACGCCACGGAGGTGGGCTTTGTGGAGCTGGAACTGAAACAGACACTGCAGCACCTGCACAAATGGGCCAGGCCCCGGCGGGTAAAGGAATCGTTTATCAATTTCCCGTCGCGCAGTTACATTCATACAGAGCCTTATGGCGTCTCACTTATTATAGGCCCCTGGAACTATCCCTTCCAACTGCTCCTTAACCCGCTCATCGGGTCCATGGCAGCAGGCAACTGCGCCGTTGTAAAACCCTCTGAGCTTACCCCGACCACGTCTGCGGTAGTTGCCAAAATGATCCGCAACAACTTTGAGGAGGAGTACCTGGCCGTGGTGGAGGGAGGCGTACCCAGCACCCAACACTTACTCAGCCAGCGCTTCGACTACATTTTCTTTACAGGAAGCACGCAGGTAGGAAAGATCGTAATGCAGGCCGCCGCCGAACACCTGACGCCGCTCACGCTTGAGCTGGGGGGCAAAAGCCCCGCCATTGTGGCCGAGGATGCAGACCTGGAGCTGGCGGCTCGCCGGATTACGTGGGGCAAGTTTCTGAACGCGGGCCAGACCTGCGTAGCCCCGGACTACCTGCTGGTGCAGGAGCAGGTAAAAGAGGAGCTGATCCAACGCATTAACCAGTGCATCGGGGAGTTTTACGGCAGTGACCCCATGCAAAGCCACGATTATGCCCGCATTGTAAATGACAGGCATTTTCACCGGCTAAGCGGCTTTCTGAAGGATGGGCTGGTGCGTTCTGGCGGCCAGACCGATGCGCCAAGCCGTTACATCGCCCCGACTGTGCTGGACCAGGTTACCTGGCAACACCCAGTGATGCAGGAGGAGATTTTCGGCCCCATACTACCGGTTATTACCGTGGAAAACATGCAGGAGGCCATCCGGGTTGTGAATGCACACGAGAAGCCGCTCGCGCTGTACTTCTTCTCCTCCAATAAAGAGCAGCAGCAGCACCTGCTAAAGTACACCCACTTTGGGGGCGGCTGCATCAACGACACCATCTCACACCTTATAAACCCGAACCTGCCGTTCGGAGGTGTAGGCGGCAGCGGCATGGGCAGTTACCACGGGCAAAACAGCTTCGATGTGTTTTCGCACCAGAAAAGCGTGCTGCACCGTGGCACCTGGCTGGACCTTCCGCTCCGCTACCCGCCTTACCAAAACCGCCTGCCCATGCTGCGCAAGCTGTTTAACTGGCTCTAG